Proteins encoded together in one Rhodospirillaceae bacterium window:
- a CDS encoding ABC transporter substrate-binding protein, with protein sequence MRIIRTLLPILIGLVLVVAGPGAPQAETPMDLAAARYIRALFSATLPTRGQAAGLCPEVEAFGRFAAGRLWHDLTDDERRRFARDFCALASDAVARVHATYPGLTLSGLEAVAAPQQMTVVHSWLNRPQSEPWPVDWQMAGMPDRPHLADLRILGVSLGIFLRSVAMMRAAPIGPSQRTAASILDPWRQALDRALPPQPGSPPR encoded by the coding sequence ATGCGCATCATTCGTACCCTCTTGCCGATCCTCATCGGTCTCGTTCTCGTCGTGGCAGGACCCGGCGCGCCGCAGGCCGAGACGCCGATGGATCTGGCTGCGGCACGCTATATTCGCGCCCTGTTCAGCGCAACCCTGCCCACGCGCGGTCAAGCCGCCGGTTTGTGCCCGGAGGTCGAGGCGTTCGGCCGATTCGCCGCCGGCCGACTGTGGCACGATCTGACAGATGACGAGCGCCGCCGCTTTGCTCGCGATTTCTGCGCCCTGGCCAGCGATGCGGTGGCACGCGTCCATGCCACCTATCCCGGGCTGACGCTTTCGGGCCTGGAAGCTGTAGCCGCTCCACAACAGATGACAGTGGTGCACTCATGGCTCAACCGGCCGCAGTCGGAACCCTGGCCGGTGGATTGGCAGATGGCCGGCATGCCCGACCGGCCGCATCTGGCTGATCTGCGCATTCTTGGCGTGTCGTTGGGCATCTTCCTGCGCAGCGTCGCCATGATGCGGGCCGCGCCGATCGGGCCTAGCCAGCGGACCGCGGCGTCGATCCTGGATCCCTGGCGCCAAGCGCTGGACCGCGCCTTGCCGCCGCAGCCAGGATCCCCTCCCAGGTGA
- a CDS encoding copper resistance protein CopC, producing the protein MKTLVLCWLLAGLPGAALAHAIIVAPQPATGETVTGPDVDVVFTFNVRIDGARSKLILTRPDGGTVEIALLPNPSPAVLAGRLTGLTPGAYSIRWQVLATDGHITRGDVPFVVAP; encoded by the coding sequence TTGAAGACCTTGGTCCTTTGCTGGCTCCTGGCTGGATTGCCGGGGGCAGCCCTCGCCCATGCCATCATCGTCGCGCCCCAACCCGCAACCGGCGAGACCGTCACTGGCCCCGATGTCGACGTAGTTTTCACGTTCAACGTGCGCATTGACGGCGCGCGCTCCAAGCTCATCCTGACCAGACCGGACGGCGGCACTGTCGAGATTGCCCTCCTCCCGAATCCCAGCCCTGCAGTCCTTGCGGGCCGATTGACTGGCTTGACGCCTGGCGCCTATTCGATCCGTTGGCAGGTGCTGGCCACCGACGGTCATATCACGCGCGGCGACGTGCCGTTCGTGGTAGCCCCTTGA
- a CDS encoding CopD family protein, translated as MTFLLDIFGFLSVLLSGFTRSAQSFYLGSLCFMFLVVLPLQDELGPIGQRIATGTRRIAFYSVMIMVAFLAASLWAHTVILAGTTDGSYLNALGGSYASAQLIRLAAAVLAMSLLARGGRLGFVVALLGAIDLAAGIATSHAAARLDNQLILLIATALHHLGAAVWIGGLPAFLFALNTLPHGPGLARVGARFSMLSLLSVLAIAASGILMLVFYVGSMEAMYGTAYGMMLGTKTILFVSLLCLGFFNARAVRELSRGTDRSLLRLKRFVEVEIGIGITVLFVAASITSLPPAIDLVEGRATLNDIVERLEPKWPMLTSPDKDSLAFYEAQRAASDLQAGDTLSHQQVYVPGSGVPLPRNAKDIAWSEYNHHWSGIIVLLIGILALLERSGRAPWAKHWPLLFVALAGFLFLRSEAEGWPFGSISLGASLRDPEFVQHKIFMLLLIGFAGFEWSVRTEALTRRWARYVFPLLCATGGMMLLTHSHSIANVKELLLIEMTHMPIAIFGIWAGWARWLELRLEGTARNICGWLWPIFFCAVGAILILYREI; from the coding sequence TTGACCTTTCTCCTCGACATCTTCGGGTTCCTGAGCGTGCTGCTGTCCGGCTTTACACGGTCGGCGCAGAGTTTCTATCTGGGGTCACTCTGCTTCATGTTCCTGGTCGTCCTGCCTCTTCAGGACGAGCTAGGTCCGATCGGCCAACGCATCGCCACCGGCACCCGCCGCATCGCATTCTACAGCGTCATGATCATGGTGGCGTTCCTGGCGGCCAGCCTGTGGGCCCATACGGTCATCCTGGCCGGAACCACCGATGGCAGCTACCTGAATGCGCTCGGCGGAAGCTATGCCAGCGCACAGTTGATCCGCCTGGCGGCTGCCGTCCTGGCCATGTCCTTGCTGGCACGCGGCGGCAGGCTGGGTTTCGTCGTGGCCTTGCTGGGGGCAATCGATCTTGCTGCCGGCATTGCCACCAGCCACGCGGCCGCACGGCTCGACAACCAGCTCATCCTCCTTATCGCGACCGCGCTCCATCACCTGGGGGCTGCCGTCTGGATCGGCGGATTGCCGGCTTTCCTGTTCGCGCTCAACACATTGCCGCATGGTCCCGGTCTCGCGCGGGTGGGCGCGCGTTTTTCGATGTTGTCGCTTTTATCGGTCCTCGCCATCGCCGCATCAGGTATCCTGATGCTGGTCTTCTATGTCGGGTCCATGGAAGCCATGTACGGCACTGCCTATGGCATGATGCTGGGAACCAAGACCATCCTGTTCGTCAGCCTGCTCTGCCTCGGCTTCTTCAATGCACGCGCTGTCCGCGAGCTCAGCCGTGGGACCGATCGCTCGTTGCTGCGGCTGAAGCGGTTTGTCGAGGTCGAGATCGGCATCGGCATTACCGTGCTGTTCGTCGCCGCCTCGATCACCTCATTGCCGCCGGCCATCGATCTGGTCGAGGGCCGCGCCACGCTCAACGATATCGTCGAGCGGCTGGAGCCAAAATGGCCGATGCTGACCAGTCCGGACAAAGACAGCCTCGCTTTCTATGAAGCGCAGCGCGCGGCCAGTGACTTGCAGGCCGGCGACACGCTCAGTCATCAGCAGGTTTATGTGCCCGGCTCAGGCGTACCGCTGCCTCGCAACGCCAAGGATATCGCCTGGTCCGAATACAATCATCATTGGTCTGGGATCATTGTTCTCCTGATCGGCATCCTGGCCCTTCTTGAGCGTAGCGGCCGCGCGCCCTGGGCCAAGCACTGGCCGCTGTTGTTCGTGGCACTCGCCGGCTTCCTGTTCCTGCGATCGGAGGCGGAGGGGTGGCCTTTCGGATCGATCAGTCTTGGCGCCAGCTTGCGCGATCCGGAGTTCGTGCAGCACAAGATCTTCATGCTCCTGCTGATCGGGTTTGCCGGGTTCGAATGGAGCGTGCGCACGGAAGCGCTGACCCGCAGATGGGCGCGCTATGTCTTCCCTCTGCTATGCGCCACGGGTGGGATGATGCTGCTCACCCATTCGCACTCGATCGCCAATGTCAAAGAATTGCTGCTTATCGAGATGACACATATGCCGATCGCGATCTTCGGCATCTGGGCTGGCTGGGCGCGTTGGCTGGAGCTCCGGCTGGAGGGCACGGCACGCAATATCTGCGGCTGGTTGTGGCCCATCTTCTTCTGCGCCGTCGGCGCGATCCTTATTCTTTACCGAGAGATTTGA
- a CDS encoding MMPL family transporter, with the protein MLEKLVGAIVAWSERRALLLLILSALLTAGAGVFTARNLGMDTDTANMISPDLPWRKDLTHFNSLFPQNTGLLVVMIDGKTPDVAEDAAAALFAKIEARRDLFSTARRADGGAFFERYGLLFLPTEQVQKIADAVIEAQQFIGPLMQDPTLHGLFGTLAFFAEHVAEQPGSIGRLEKPLASISATLSDALSGKRQAMSWATLLLDRPTEARDLRRLILTQPNRDFAALKPGAAATNFVRESIKELGLTADTGVTVRLTGPVALNDDEFATVAEGMGWALLISTVLVLLWLFLALRSFKLILATFITLVVGLILTFAFATLAVGKLNLISVAFAVMFIGLSIDFGIQFGVRYGQERLEGGLEGALVCCGIAMARPLTLAAIAIAVGFAAFVPTDYRGVSELGLIATAGMAITLGLNLTLLPALLALMKPSILGSEMGLAWGKPVDSWLIRHRWPVLAGWGVVAIVGLALSPRLEFDFHPLHLKDPKVESMAAILDLMKDPIRSPYAIEIVVPNAEAAEKLKPELAKLREVHAVISASSFVPKDQDDKLAILGDLQLLMGLTLEPLSTRPTPSIEETRAALKECAAKLRQSLPSSDKAQQLARLLDQAAAADPAIYPELQRMLVDGLMPRMKMLASALKATPLTVDTLPEEIKSQWIAPNGEMRLTVMPKGDSNDSAVLANFVTAVRSVAPEATGPAVQIYESGRAVTKAFQMASITAVIAIAVLLFAILRRPRDVAYVMLPLLMTALGTIIVCVTFGLKLDFANIIALPLLLGIGVAFDIYFVVNWRRGIDNPIATSTARAVLFSALTTGSSFGSLALSSHPGTARMGMLLLISLAILLVVIFAFMPVLMGKPPAKAAATE; encoded by the coding sequence ATGTTGGAAAAACTGGTTGGCGCCATCGTTGCCTGGAGCGAGCGCCGCGCCCTCCTCCTGCTTATCCTCTCTGCACTGCTGACGGCGGGCGCCGGCGTCTTCACGGCCCGTAACCTCGGCATGGACACCGACACGGCCAACATGATTTCGCCGGACCTGCCCTGGCGGAAGGACCTTACCCATTTCAACAGCCTGTTCCCGCAGAACACGGGCCTGCTGGTGGTCATGATCGATGGCAAGACACCGGATGTGGCCGAGGACGCGGCAGCTGCTCTGTTTGCGAAAATCGAGGCGCGCAGGGACCTGTTTTCAACCGCGCGCCGGGCCGATGGCGGTGCGTTCTTCGAGCGCTATGGCCTGTTGTTCCTGCCCACGGAACAGGTGCAGAAGATCGCCGACGCGGTGATCGAGGCGCAACAATTCATCGGTCCGCTGATGCAGGACCCGACGTTGCATGGCCTGTTCGGCACCCTGGCGTTTTTCGCGGAACATGTCGCAGAACAGCCAGGCAGCATCGGCCGCCTGGAAAAGCCGCTGGCATCTATTTCGGCGACGCTGAGCGACGCCCTTTCCGGCAAGCGGCAGGCGATGTCCTGGGCAACCCTGCTGCTCGACCGCCCGACCGAGGCACGCGACCTGCGGCGCCTGATCCTCACCCAGCCCAACCGCGACTTTGCCGCCCTGAAGCCGGGTGCCGCGGCCACGAATTTCGTGCGCGAGAGCATAAAGGAATTGGGGCTGACAGCGGATACCGGCGTCACCGTGCGTCTGACCGGGCCGGTGGCGCTCAACGACGATGAGTTCGCTACGGTTGCCGAGGGCATGGGCTGGGCGCTGCTGATATCGACTGTGCTGGTGCTGCTGTGGCTTTTCCTGGCACTGCGCTCGTTTAAGCTGATCCTCGCCACCTTCATCACCCTCGTCGTCGGCCTGATCCTCACCTTTGCCTTCGCAACGCTCGCGGTCGGCAAGCTCAACCTCATCTCGGTCGCCTTCGCCGTCATGTTCATCGGCCTGTCGATTGATTTCGGCATCCAGTTCGGCGTGCGCTATGGGCAGGAGCGCCTGGAAGGCGGCTTGGAGGGGGCGCTGGTATGTTGCGGCATCGCCATGGCGCGGCCACTGACATTGGCTGCCATCGCCATCGCCGTCGGCTTCGCCGCCTTTGTGCCAACCGACTATCGCGGCGTCTCGGAACTGGGACTCATCGCTACCGCCGGCATGGCCATCACACTGGGATTAAACCTCACCTTGCTCCCGGCCCTGCTGGCATTGATGAAGCCCAGCATTCTCGGCAGTGAGATGGGGCTTGCCTGGGGCAAGCCGGTCGATAGCTGGCTCATTCGGCATCGCTGGCCCGTGCTGGCGGGTTGGGGTGTCGTGGCCATCGTCGGCCTGGCACTCTCACCGCGGCTGGAATTCGATTTCCATCCGCTGCACCTCAAGGATCCAAAGGTGGAATCGATGGCGGCGATCCTCGATCTCATGAAGGATCCCATCCGCTCGCCCTATGCGATCGAGATCGTCGTGCCAAACGCGGAAGCCGCCGAGAAACTGAAGCCGGAACTCGCGAAGCTGCGCGAGGTGCATGCCGTCATCTCCGCCTCCAGCTTCGTGCCGAAGGACCAGGACGACAAGCTTGCGATCCTCGGCGATCTGCAATTGCTGATGGGCCTCACCCTGGAACCGCTCAGCACGCGCCCGACTCCCAGCATCGAAGAAACCCGCGCGGCCTTGAAGGAATGTGCCGCGAAATTGCGCCAATCCTTGCCCTCCTCAGACAAGGCGCAGCAGCTGGCGCGCCTGCTCGATCAGGCGGCAGCGGCTGATCCGGCGATCTATCCGGAGCTGCAGCGCATGCTGGTCGATGGCCTCATGCCGCGTATGAAGATGCTGGCCTCTGCCCTGAAGGCGACACCGCTCACCGTCGATACCTTGCCAGAAGAGATCAAGTCGCAATGGATCGCACCAAACGGTGAGATGCGCCTCACGGTGATGCCGAAGGGTGACAGCAATGACAGCGCCGTGCTGGCCAATTTCGTGACCGCGGTCAGGAGCGTGGCGCCGGAAGCAACGGGACCCGCGGTGCAGATCTATGAATCGGGGCGCGCCGTCACCAAGGCCTTTCAGATGGCCAGCATCACCGCCGTCATCGCCATTGCGGTGCTGCTCTTTGCGATCCTGCGGCGGCCGCGGGATGTCGCCTATGTCATGTTACCCCTGCTGATGACCGCGCTGGGTACGATCATCGTCTGCGTAACATTCGGCCTGAAGCTGGATTTCGCCAATATCATCGCGCTGCCGCTCCTGCTCGGCATCGGCGTCGCCTTCGATATCTACTTCGTGGTCAATTGGCGGCGCGGCATCGACAATCCGATCGCGACCAGCACGGCCCGGGCGGTGCTCTTCAGCGCTTTGACGACCGGCTCGTCCTTCGGCAGTCTCGCCCTCTCAAGCCATCCCGGCACGGCGCGAATGGGCATGCTGCTGCTGATTTCGCTGGCCATCCTCCTGGTCGTGATCTTCGCCTTCATGCCGGTTCTGATGGGCAAGCCGCCCGCCAAGGCGGCAGCGACCGAATAG
- a CDS encoding ABC transporter substrate-binding protein → MPNRNRTPALIGGFYDTLLDCLKRGPELGFDGRYQLIEPVLNGTFDVATMCKIAVGPEWTKMPGDKKGAVLVTFNKYMVTTYAARFKSFVGQQFKIGEAKQAGDGRVLVETQLIRSNGEPVELNYLFRLNKGVWRVIDIYLAGAISQMAQMRSDFAKTVTDGGPDALIASLEQKILDLKKES, encoded by the coding sequence ATGCCCAATCGGAACCGGACCCCAGCTCTCATCGGCGGGTTCTATGACACATTGCTCGATTGCCTGAAGCGCGGTCCGGAACTGGGCTTTGACGGTCGCTATCAGCTGATCGAGCCGGTCCTCAACGGGACCTTCGACGTTGCCACGATGTGCAAGATCGCGGTGGGTCCCGAATGGACCAAGATGCCTGGCGACAAGAAGGGCGCGGTTCTCGTGACCTTCAACAAGTACATGGTCACCACCTACGCAGCGCGCTTCAAATCCTTCGTCGGCCAGCAGTTCAAGATCGGCGAAGCGAAGCAGGCCGGTGATGGTCGTGTCCTGGTCGAAACCCAGTTGATCCGCTCCAATGGCGAGCCGGTCGAGTTGAACTATCTCTTCCGGCTCAACAAGGGCGTGTGGCGCGTCATCGACATTTATCTCGCCGGGGCGATTTCGCAGATGGCGCAGATGCGCTCGGATTTCGCCAAGACGGTCACCGATGGTGGTCCGGATGCGCTGATCGCCTCGCTCGAACAGAAAATCCTGGATCTCAAGAAAGAGTCCTGA